The Geoalkalibacter sp. nucleotide sequence CCAAAGAAAAGAGGATACGGAGTTGCCCTGCGTGTCCCATTTGCTCTGATAAAGGGTGTAAAGCGGCGACCAGTTGCGCCGGATGCCGCCCTTCTCCGGGAAAAACGGCTCCAGCAGAGCCAGGGTGGAAAAATGCGACACCCCCTGGCGCCGCTCGTAATTGAACAAGGGCCAGAAGGCCACCCGCTTGAGCCGGACATAATCGGGTTCTTCCTCCAAGCGCAGGCGCTCCTCCAGGTTGGAGTAAAGAAAAAACAGCACCTGGCGCCGCTCGCGCACCAGTTCTTCGGTGGTCAGGCGACTGTGCAGGAAAAACGGCCAGAGCACCCAGTTGCGCTCCAGGGCGCCTGTGCGCTCGCGCGAATAAAAAGGCAAAAACTTGCGCGACTCGCGATGACTGCCCTGGGCATGGCGAACCAGCGGCCAGGGAAAGTTCCATTCCTCGTAATCGCGTTCACGATCGACGATATGACTGAAAAAGGGCCACAGCCAGGTTCTCTGACTGCGGGCCGGCGAATCATCAGCGAGATAAAAGGGAAACACCCCGCGACGGTGCCGGGGATTTTCCGTATCCAGGCGCAGGTGCTCGTTGAAATAAAAGGGCCAGAGCACGAATCGCTTCTGGTACACCCCGTCTTTCTGCGAGCGGCCGTACAAGGGCCAGATCTTCACGCCGCTTTCGTTTTCTCCCTCGATACGGGCATAGATCGGCCAGAGGATATTGGTGATTTCCGTATCGCCGCGCCGAGTATAGCCGTAAACGGGAAACAGGGTGAAGCGAATCTCATCGCGCCAGAACTTGCCGTAAAGCTTGCCTCCGAAAGGAAAGAAGGCGAAATAATCGCCCTGCTCCCGGTCCTGGCCGTAGAAGATGAAGGGAAACAGCATGAATTCGTCGCCGTGCCCTTCGCGGCGACGATCCGTATCCGATTCCAGCAGCCGAAAAAATTGAAAGTAGCGCTGATCCTGCGACTGGCGGCTGCCGGCCGCAGGGTAGAGATACTCGGCGAAGCGGCGGCCGTCCTCTTCATCGTGGGCCCGGAAAAACAAGGGGCGCACGCCGTATTCCACCTCGCTGCCCTTGCGCTCGTGCTTGAACAAGGGTCCGAGCAGACGCAGGCTCGAATACTCAAGACGCGGTGAGCTGCGATAATCGATCAGCGGCCAAAGGGTGAAAATCCGGTCCTGATCTTGCGCCTGTCCCGGCGACGGCGCGCCCAAAATCAACAGCAAGGCGCCCGCCATGGCCAGGACAACGGAGCGTGCCGGCATGTTAAGAATCCGCATCGCCATGGAGTCGATCGAAGGCTTCCCGCGCCGGTTCGAAATCTTCCTCGATGTTGAGGGCTTCGGCATGGGCGGCGATGGCGCCGGCCACATCGCCGCAGCGCTCCCGGCACAGACCGAGAAAATGAAAAAATTCCGGAGCGCGATACATGGCGCAAAAATAGGGATCTTCGGCGACCCGCTCCATGTCGCGCCGCGCATCCTCGACCTCGCCCTTGCGAAAGGCCTCTTGGGCCTGACCGATGGCGTCGAAATCATCGATCAGCGGATGGTCGGGAACCTTTCCGGCGTCGATATCCTGCAGGCGCCGCAGCAACTCCTGCCGGGCGGAACCGGGCGGCAAACGGTCACAGATGCCCTGCCAGCGCCGCGCGGCGCCGGGATAATCGCCGAGGTAATAATCGATCTGTCCGAGATAGTTGAGAATACCCATTTCGGGTGCGGCACGGTTCAGGGCCTGCTGCAGATAGCCCAGCGCCTTGAGCAGATCGGCGCGGCAATTGTGCAGTTCGGAAAACATGGTGCCCACCTGATAGTGCGCGATGCCCAACTGCTGGAACAGGCCGGGATTTTCCGGTTCGAGCAACAGCAGAATGCGCAGCAGGGTGATCTTGCGCCGGATGTAGAGTGGATCCACCTGGCGGGCGTCGAGCATCACCAGTTGGGTGCCGATCTCCGCGAGAAAATGGGGATAGGCATCGCGCAGCAAACCGGCGTAGACCCGATTGTGCGGGCAGTCCGGAAACTCGCGAAGATAATCGAAGATCCCCTGTCCGATGGCATCATCGCTGGGGTCGCCCAGGGGGTCGACGGCGACGTGCACCGGCAGGGGAACCCGCGGCAGCGGCAGAGGCATGCGTTCGGGGCCGACGGCGACGCTTCGGCCCGGCGATGGCGTCCAAAGACGATAAAATCGCGGAGAAAGAGAGACCGCGCCTTCTTGCTGGTTACTCATGGCACCTACCTTGAAGACCATCAACCCGGCGGCGCTTCGCGCCGCCGAAAATCCATCGGCAGTGGATCGGACACTTCGACGCCCTGGATGATACCCCAAATCAGGGTTCAAAGGCGAGCGACATTGCTTGCATTATTTCCGCCGGCGTCCGACGCCGCGCCGGGTTGTCCAGCGTCGCGAAAACAGCGGAGAAATCAAAAGAAAAGGGCGGAGCCTCGGCCCCACCCTGGGTGCCTTCCCGCGGGAAGGCGCGAACTTTGACCGACCACATCACGCAAAAGCGCGAGGGATCCGGGATTTTTTTGGCTGGGGCGCTAGGATTCGAACCTAGGGATGTTGGAGTCAGAGTCCAATGCCTTACCGCTTGGCGACGCCCCAAAATGGGAGATTTCTTTTAGCAGACTTTCATGCCGGGGTCAAGGGCAAAATGCACCTCGCGACCGGCCAGATACAGGGCGCGCACCTCGGCGGTGCGGCCGGGGCTGACCAGAAACTCATCGAGTTCGCCCAGGGATGGCAGCGCAGCGCAGCGCAGCACCTGAAAATGAGCGCCCATGCGGGGGGCGAAGCCGCCCATGTCCGCGCCGAGCCCCAAGGCCCGCGCGCCGTTGCAGGTGGCCATGCACAGCAGCTCGCGAGGGGCCAGACGCCCGGAGAATGCCCGACGGGCAAAGGCCAGCTCATCCCAGACGGAGAGGGAATCATTGCTCGCCAGGCTGTCGGTGCCGAGGGCCAGGTTCACTCCGGCCTTCCGGTAGCTTTCCACAGGCGCCAAACCGACCCCCAGATGCCGATTGGAGCGAGGACAAAGCACCACCGAGGCACCGGCGCGCGCGATGGCCCGGCATTCGTCCGCATCGACCTGCACCCCATGCACCAGCAGATTGTCGGCAACGAGCCCCCCTCGTTCCGCAAGATAGGGAACCGGCCGACGACGCGCCGGTGGCGGCAGCATGTCGCGCCAGCCGACCAGGGGATAAAGCCGCTCGGCGATGGGTCCTTTGGATCCCAGGAGAAATTCGACCTCCGCCGCGGATTCGGCCAGATGCGTCGAGAGGGGCAGGCCGTGGCGCCGGGCGTAATCGAAAAGACTTTCCAGATACTCGCCGCTGAGATTGTAAGGCGAATGGGGCGCAAGGCCCAGACGCAAACGTCCGGCCAGGCATTCGTCGGAAATCTTGCCGAGACCACGCAGCATCTGCCTGTTGCCGGCCGGATCCAGGCCGAGGGTTTCCAGATACAGGCGGCCGTAAAGCGGGGCATTGCGGTATTGGTCGCGCGCGGGCAGCCAGGAGAGAATATCGCCCACCGCCCCCGTTCCGGCGGCCAGACAGGCACGAATGCCGTCTCGGAGAGAGGCGGCGAAAAGATCGGGAGCCAGGGCGCGCTTGACCCGGATGATGCGCAGGATCCAATCGATGAAGTCGCTGGGCGCTGAGTGTTCGCCGCGCTGCGCGGCCCACTGGGGGAAATGGGTCAGCTCGAGATGAGTGTGGGCGTTGACGAGGGGCGGCAACAGCACGCTGTCGTCGCCGAAATCAACGACCGCGGCTCGGGGATGAGCCGCGGTCATGGCCTTTTTGGAACCAAGATCGACAATCTGCCCATGGCGTACCACCAGGGCGCCGCCCTCCAGGGAGACGCCGCTGATCGGCACCAGATAACGGGCCAGGTAGAGAGTGTCCACGCCGGGAATCAGATGGCTTTTTTCAGCTCGGCCTGGCCGCCCGTTTCCACCTTCTGCGCCGTGGGGCGATTTTTGTCGTCGACGAACACCAGCTTGGGCTCATGGGTCGCGACCTGCTCCTCGGGCAAATCGAGCCAGCTGGCAATGATCACCAGATCTCCGCGGGACACCAGACGCGCCGCCGCGCCGTTGATGCAGATGGTGCCGCTGCCGGGCTGACCTTCGATGGCATAGGTCTGAAACCGGGTGCCGTAGGTGACGTTCCAGATATCGACAGCCTCGTAGGGCTTGATGTCGGCCTGTTCGAGAAGATTGCGGTCGATGGTGACGCTGCCCTCATAGTGCAGGTCGGCACCGGTCACCGTGGCGCGGTGAATTTTGGATTTGAGCATTTTTCTCGTCATGGTTCTGGAATCTCCTCTCCCAGATGGTGGTTGTCGATCAGGCGGGTCGCGCCCACCCTGACGGCCAGCAAGAGTACGGCATGAGGGCCGATGGTCTCCAGGTCGCTCAACGTCTCGTCGTGACAGACCTGGATGTAATCGATCCTCGCTTCGGGTTCCTGTTGAATTCTCTCGCGCACCGCCGCGAGCACGCGACGGCTGTCGCGCTCGCCGGCCTTGACCTGCGCCGCGGCGAGACGGATACCATCGAACAGCGCCAGGGCCTGCCGTCGCTGATCGGGGGTGAGTTTGACGTTGCGCGAGCTCATGGCCAGTCCGTCCGCCTCGCGCACGATGGGCAGGCCACGCACTTCGACGGGCAGATTGAGATCGGCGCTCATGCGGCGGATCACGGCCAGTTGCTGAAAATCCTTCTGTCCGAAAAAGGCCACGTGGGGTTGCACGATATTGAACAGCTTGCACACCACCGTGGTCACGCCCCGAAAATGGCCGGGGCGACTGGCGCCGCAGAGATTTCCGGTCAGTCCCTCGACCTCGACCCAGGTGGAAAATCCGGCCGGATACATGGCGCTTGCGCGCGGCGCGAAGAGCCAGTCGGTGCCGACGGCGCGCGCCATCTCCGCATCGCGCGAAAGATCGCGCGGATAGCTGTCGAAATCCTCGCCGGCGCCGAACTGGGTCGGATTGACGAAAATACTCAGCACGACGACATCCCCGGCGGCACGCGCCGCGCGCAGCAAGGACAGATGCCCTTCGTGCAGATAGCCCATGGTGGGCACGAAGGCCAGGCGCTTGCCCTCGCCCCGGGCGGCCAGGCAACGCTGTTGCATGTCCTGAATATCGGTAATGATTTCCATGAACGCCCGCTAGTCGAAAGAGTGTTCGGCGGCCGGGAACAGCGCATCTTTCACTTCCCGGACATAGGCTTCGACGCCGCCGCGGATCACCCCCGAGACATCGGCGTATTTTTTGACGAATTTCGGCGAATACTTTTCACACAGGCCGAGAATGTCGTGAATGACCAGCACCTGACCGTCGCAGTAAACCCCGGCACCGATGCCGATGGTGGGAATGGAAACCGCGTTGGTGATGTCCCGCGCCAGATAACGCGGAATGCCTTCGAGCACCAGGGCGAAGGCGCCGGCGGCCTCCACCGCCTGGGCGTCGGCCAGCAGTTGGCGGGCCTGAGCTTCCTGGCGCCCCTGGACAAGATAACCACCCATGCGATGGACCGATTGGGGGGTCAGACCGATATGACCCATGACGGGAATGTCCATGGCGGTGATGGCGCGGATGGTTTCGGCCTGATTCTCGCCCCCTTCGAGCTTGACGGCCTGCGCCCCGCCCTCCTTGATGAGGCGACCCGCATTGAGGCGGGCATCACGCAGGTCGACCTGGTAGGAGAGAAAGGGCAGGTCAGCCACCACGAGTGCCCGTCGCGAACCGCGCACCACGGCGCGCGTGTGATAGATCATCTCCTCCATGGTCACCGGCAAGGTCGTGTCGTGACCGGAGAACACGGTGCCGACGGAATCGCCCACCAGAATCACATCGATGCCGGCCTCGTCCATGATCCGCGCCAGCGGATAGTCATAGGCGGTCAGAACACTGATCTTCTCACCCTCGGCTTTCATTTTCCGCAAGGCGAGGATGGTCTTGCGCTTGGGTTCCATGGCGTTCCCTGCCGACCAGGGTGCAGGCCGGCGCCGAAAAATAAAAAAGCCCTTCGATGACGGGATCGAAAGGCAGAATACGGCCCTCGGACAAGGGATGTCCGGGAATTCTCTTTGGCGCCTTCCGTCCCGGTCCCTGCGGATCCAGGCGGTCTGTGTCCGGATGTTGCTCTTCTTGCCGGTCGGTGTCAGCTCCAGTACGGGTTCCGGGCATTCCGACATCATTAAAAAAGACGTTTCATCGAATATCACAGGTTGCGCGCCAAGGTCCAGCGTTTTTTCACCAACTGAAATTTTCCGTATACGCAGAATTTGTTCATTGGCGCCGACCGGTCATTCGCGTGTCTTGTCCGCAAAAAGCCGGATCCCGTCCCGATAGGCATCTCCCCTCTTCTCCCCCAGGCTCCAGTATTCACGAATCCCGCCCAGGTAAACCAGGGGATCGAAGACCCTGGCATCCATGCGTCCCTCTTCGTCGAAGGCCGCATCGAGGGCGTGGATTTCAAGAATTTCGCCCAGAACCAGACGATATTCGCCCAAATGATGCTCCCCCACCACCCGGCATTCCACGTTGAGGGGCGATTCGGCCACCAACGGCGCCGCCACCTGGGTCGCCGGTTCCAGGGACAGCCCGCTGACGGCCGCCTTGTCCGTATCCCGGCCGGATTTGAGGCCGCAGAAATCGGCTTCCACCGCCAGGGACGCGGGTACCAGATTCACCGTGAAGCAACCGCCGGCAGCGATATTTTCGTAGGACTGCCGCTGGTGATGCAGGGCGAGGGCCAATGTCGGCGGGGTCTTGCTGACGATGCCGACCCAGGACGCCGTCATCAGGTTCACTCCGCCTTGCCGATTGCAAGTCGCCACCCAGGTGGTCGGCTGGGGAAAAAAGGTTATGCAGGATCCAAGCTTTCGTTTTTTCATTGGAACTCTCCTGTTTATCAAGGGATAAAGCGCGCGCCGGGCTTTCTTTCCAGAAAACTCACCGGGCGCTAAAATGAACGAAGGACGTCACGGAAAAGGAGGCGTTATGAACGGGCTGATCATCAAAAACGAAATTTACTGGCACCCTTCATGGTCATCGGACATCGGCCGGCGCTTATCGATCGAAGACAGCACCAAAGGGTTGTTTGTCTTTGCGCCGGAATTGTCCCGAGAGGACATTCTGACGAAACTTCAGGATATTCCCTCCGATTCCTTCTCATTGATCGAACTTGAGGAAGTTTCGGAAAAGGAATGCGAATTCATGGGAGATTCAGGCCGGTGCTATCGTCGTCCCCTGCACTGAGCAACCCCCGCTCAACGGGATGGAATGAGTGAGCCCAGGGTCCGCACCCAAACACTGAAGGGATGAAAATTGACCGGTTCAGACGCCTGGATCTGCTGCTGAACAGTGCGAAGATCGCGAATTTTCTGACGGCG carries:
- a CDS encoding tetratricopeptide repeat protein, coding for MSNQQEGAVSLSPRFYRLWTPSPGRSVAVGPERMPLPLPRVPLPVHVAVDPLGDPSDDAIGQGIFDYLREFPDCPHNRVYAGLLRDAYPHFLAEIGTQLVMLDARQVDPLYIRRKITLLRILLLLEPENPGLFQQLGIAHYQVGTMFSELHNCRADLLKALGYLQQALNRAAPEMGILNYLGQIDYYLGDYPGAARRWQGICDRLPPGSARQELLRRLQDIDAGKVPDHPLIDDFDAIGQAQEAFRKGEVEDARRDMERVAEDPYFCAMYRAPEFFHFLGLCRERCGDVAGAIAAHAEALNIEEDFEPAREAFDRLHGDADS
- a CDS encoding amidohydrolase family protein → MDTLYLARYLVPISGVSLEGGALVVRHGQIVDLGSKKAMTAAHPRAAVVDFGDDSVLLPPLVNAHTHLELTHFPQWAAQRGEHSAPSDFIDWILRIIRVKRALAPDLFAASLRDGIRACLAAGTGAVGDILSWLPARDQYRNAPLYGRLYLETLGLDPAGNRQMLRGLGKISDECLAGRLRLGLAPHSPYNLSGEYLESLFDYARRHGLPLSTHLAESAAEVEFLLGSKGPIAERLYPLVGWRDMLPPPARRRPVPYLAERGGLVADNLLVHGVQVDADECRAIARAGASVVLCPRSNRHLGVGLAPVESYRKAGVNLALGTDSLASNDSLSVWDELAFARRAFSGRLAPRELLCMATCNGARALGLGADMGGFAPRMGAHFQVLRCAALPSLGELDEFLVSPGRTAEVRALYLAGREVHFALDPGMKVC
- the panD gene encoding aspartate 1-decarboxylase yields the protein MTRKMLKSKIHRATVTGADLHYEGSVTIDRNLLEQADIKPYEAVDIWNVTYGTRFQTYAIEGQPGSGTICINGAAARLVSRGDLVIIASWLDLPEEQVATHEPKLVFVDDKNRPTAQKVETGGQAELKKAI
- the panC gene encoding pantoate--beta-alanine ligase; translated protein: MEIITDIQDMQQRCLAARGEGKRLAFVPTMGYLHEGHLSLLRAARAAGDVVVLSIFVNPTQFGAGEDFDSYPRDLSRDAEMARAVGTDWLFAPRASAMYPAGFSTWVEVEGLTGNLCGASRPGHFRGVTTVVCKLFNIVQPHVAFFGQKDFQQLAVIRRMSADLNLPVEVRGLPIVREADGLAMSSRNVKLTPDQRRQALALFDGIRLAAAQVKAGERDSRRVLAAVRERIQQEPEARIDYIQVCHDETLSDLETIGPHAVLLLAVRVGATRLIDNHHLGEEIPEP
- the panB gene encoding 3-methyl-2-oxobutanoate hydroxymethyltransferase yields the protein MEPKRKTILALRKMKAEGEKISVLTAYDYPLARIMDEAGIDVILVGDSVGTVFSGHDTTLPVTMEEMIYHTRAVVRGSRRALVVADLPFLSYQVDLRDARLNAGRLIKEGGAQAVKLEGGENQAETIRAITAMDIPVMGHIGLTPQSVHRMGGYLVQGRQEAQARQLLADAQAVEAAGAFALVLEGIPRYLARDITNAVSIPTIGIGAGVYCDGQVLVIHDILGLCEKYSPKFVKKYADVSGVIRGGVEAYVREVKDALFPAAEHSFD
- a CDS encoding flavin reductase family protein, whose translation is MKKRKLGSCITFFPQPTTWVATCNRQGGVNLMTASWVGIVSKTPPTLALALHHQRQSYENIAAGGCFTVNLVPASLAVEADFCGLKSGRDTDKAAVSGLSLEPATQVAAPLVAESPLNVECRVVGEHHLGEYRLVLGEILEIHALDAAFDEEGRMDARVFDPLVYLGGIREYWSLGEKRGDAYRDGIRLFADKTRE